ggttgtgaaaccaaggctatgaccaccaaaagctatgagATCAagagcaaatggagaccaaagctctgataccacttgtaggatcgaaagtatgtctagagggggggtgattagactacttgaccaaataaaaacttaaccttttcccaattttagttcttggcagattttagctattaggacaagtcaagcaatcatcacaattcaagcaagcatgcaaagagtatattggcagcggaaagtaaagcatgcaacttgcaagaatgtaaagggaagggtttggagaattcaaacgctattggagacacgaatgtttttcccgtggttcggataggtggtgctatcctacatccacgttgatggagacttcaacccacgaagggtaacggttgcgcgagtccacacagggctcacCCACCACGAACGGTTCGCACGAAGAGCAcactccacccacgaagggtcacaacgaagaagcaaccattcgtcatatcccaccatggccaataCGCCACATGGCGGGCGACGCGCGGCGCGGAGGGACCGCAGAAGGCGGCGAAACAAAAGAGGACGAGACtgtccacccacgaagggtaacggttgcgcgagtccacggagggctccacccacgaagggtccacgcaaatccttgtctattccaccatggccatcgcccacgaaggacttgcctcactagcggtagatcttcatgaagtagcgatctccttgcccttacaaactccttggttcaactccacaatcttgtcggaggctcccaagtgacacctagccaatctaggagacaccactctccaagaagtaacaaatggtgtgtaggtaatgaactccttgctcttgtgcttcaaatgatagtctccccaacactcaactctctctcataggatctggatttggtggaaagaagatttgagtggaaagcaacttgggaaggctagagatcaagattcatatggtaggaatggaatgtcttggtctcaacacatgagtaggtggttctctctcagaacatatgagttggaatggtgtgtgttctgatggctctctcttcgaatgagaagaaggtggaggggtatatatagcctccacacaaaatccaaccgttacacagttttccaatctcggtgggaccgaatcaataaactcggtcggaccgaaaatgtaaacctagtgaccgttagagattttcggtgggactgatatgcaactcggtaggaccgatatggttagggtttgggcataacgtaatctcggtgagaccgattacacaaactcggtgagaccgaatttggtaattagctaaccagagagttggtcaggcaaactcggtgggaccgatttgctctttcggtgaacAGGGGGACCTCGGAACTCGGTGAGACgagaaaagttacaaaggggataACACTGGTTGCGACGGACCCTGCCGGAATTACGGGATTTCAGGCGACGAGCCCACAGGGAAAGGGGCCAGAGTAATCCGAGCGGCCAAGTACATTGTAGAGGAGTGAGGCTCCAAGAAGTCTCATAAGAGTGTACGAATGGAGCTCTAGTAAGCGGCGAGGAAGGCAATAGTGAGAAGGAGATCCAGCGCAGACAGAGCCCTCTGCACTAAGAGAAGTTCAATTCGTGAAGACCAGCTGCAGACAAGAGTAGGGGGGGAACAACGACGGTATAGAGGTGGATAGTGCTAGCCACGGTAACTCCAGATGAGCGAGGACAAGGCAAAGTGTAGGCACGGGCGAGGGAGCGATCATGGCATGTATAACCTAGATCAGAGCGGCAGTCGCAAAGTGCGCGAACCGGGACCCCAGGCGGGAACTTGGCGGAATTTGGCACGACCGGCCACAAAAGACCAAACTGCAGGTCAGAGAGATCGGGGAGGACGAAGAGGCTTCTACGGTTGGGCATGAAGCAACTCGGTATCGCGTCCGGTTACAAGGGTGagccgattacacaaactcggtgagaccgaatttggtaattagctaaccagagagttggtcaggcaaactcggtgggaccgatttgctctttcggtgagaccgagtggaactcggtgagaccgaaaagttacaaaggggaaacactgagtttacattgcaatctcggtgggaccgattcgctctttcggtgggaccgaaaagttacgaaagggaaacagagagtttgcaaccccatctcggtgagaccgagatccttatcggtagaaccgaattgctagggtttggcagtggctaatgacaagtgaaactcggtggcgccggatagaagaatcggtaggaccgagtttggcttagggtttaggtcatatgtggatatgggaaagtagttgagggttttggagcatatcactaagcacatgaagcaagaggctcattaagcaacacctcatccctccttgatagtattggcttaaGAAGACTCAAACAATATAAAAGAAGAGTCTCATAGTGACAAACCTAGCATACTATCAAGGACGCATGGGATAGTATGTAGGCGGCAGTTTTGCCCTTAGTGGACTAAAGATGGACCAACTGACTCTTGgcatcactaaaatataaaaagaagagtcttgagcttttgaacttgagtcaatcctttgtccttagcaccACGGCAAACCCAGAAGCGACAAATGATTTTTCAGTCTTAATTGCACCACGAAATGGTTGAGCTTGGACTCATTTGAATTTTCAAAAAGTGGTGATCAGGGTGTAGGTTTTatttttaacacagtacagagACAGACCCTCGTACATATGCACACTCATCACTATGAACGGATGcacgcacaccctaccctcatgagcacatccgagagactgagccggtgCATCATCTTAAGATTGACGAATCCTTCCACAGTTTAGTCAACCTGGCTTCGTTGGTGTTCGAGTGGAGAATAATGATGGAAAAATATGGAGGTTAACTTGCTTTTATGGTGAATCAAAATAAAAGAGGAGACACCTTGCTTGGCAAACTTTGTGTGATCTACATTAGCAAGCTAATCTCCCGTGGCTTGTTGCAGGTGGTTTCAATGAGATAATCTACAGTTCTACACCCATGAGAAGGAAGGTGGAAATGTTAGACCAGTTAAAATGATGGAGGAATTTCGAGAGGTTTTTGCTGATTGCGGACTAGTGGATCTTAGTTATACGGGCTGCATGTTCACTTGGCATGGGGGCCAGATCAAGTACTATGATGTTGCCACACCCAAGGACAAGCAAACTCTAATGGAGGTTCAGGAATGGCTGCACAAATATGGCAAGGACGCGACCAAAGGAGTTTTTTTTTTAGAACGAAGACGCAAGAAACGTCcggctttaaattaataaagcccTCAAACAGACAGTATCCAACAGACAACACAGTCTAAAACGAAAGGAAATGGAAGAGGCCGAAGCCTAAGTTTAAAAATGCAACCGGCCTAGGCCTGAGATAGATAAGGCAAAAGTCTTAACATGCCTACACCGGCACATAGAGGAGTGGTCGTCGACTTCTAGTGGCGTGCCGCAATCTGGATCAGTCGAATCCGCTCCATCGCCTCCTGCATCCGCTCAGCGTCCCGCTGTTTCCCCAACGGCATCCAAGTCCGGAGGAACATATGGCATTTGAAAACAATGTCAGCGGGGTGAGAGAAAAATAATTTATGTCTATGATGAATTTGTTTCTAGTTGTCCATAGAACCCATAACAGCACCCCTATGCATCTCCAAAGCACTCTACCGAACCCACCCCAATGGGCCAGAAGTATGCCGTGGAGGTCACTACTCGAGTGAGGGTTCCAATTTTGATCGAAGGCCTTCCGGACCGCACTCCAAACAAAGCGGGCAAGATGGCAAAGCTGGAAGAACTCAAAAGGTTTGGTGCCTCTATGGATGCGCGCTACAGAGAGCGCGAAGAAATATGTCCCACTCTGGAGCAACTAGTGTACCGCATCCGCAGTTTCAGAGAAGCTGCACTGTCCAGTGACCCAAAGTTCAATCACAACGACATATCAGATAAACAACAGGTTCTCGGTGAGTGCTCGGCAGTGCAGAATTGGTTGGTTGCTCTACTGAATCCTGCTCTCCTTGTTTCTGACCTTAGGAAGAAGGCCAAAGCACTTGACCAATTCTGCAAGCCGATCATGGCGAATCCAACACTAGCACCGGAGCCACAGACTCCACCCCTGTCGGAAACCGCAGAATCAAAGGGTCAAACACCAGAGGAACACCATGGCGGTGCCACTGAAGCTAGCAAGCCGGCCAGTGAGGGAGGTGCACAGGAGCTGCCTGCAGCCGAGCAAATGGGTACTGAAAAACCTGATTGTTCTCCCAATACTTCCTTGGCATGCGCCTATTGTTGTTCAAAGGAGGTTTTATATCCGTCAGTGACTGGATTTCTCTATGTTGGTACTTGGTAGTGCAACAAACTTGCTGCACTATTGTGATGTACCATGTAACTCGAACAATGTGAGCTGATGGGGCTAGGCGGGGAGAACCTTTCCACGTTAACTTTGACAAGAAGAAAGGCTTGAAACGTAAGCCGATGGGGGTTCAAAATTAAGAGCCGTTGGCCACAGATAGATTTGTACAACTAAGTGGCGATTGTACCAGTTATTAATCTCAACAACATGCATGCTTGCGTTAATTTGAGTATCTACGATAGTTTCCGGATCCAGGGGCACAAATAAATTAGAAGAGAATTGCACCTGATGGAAATGCCTAACTCTGAACTAGATCAGCCAAAGAGATTCAGTTCAGTTGGAGATAGAGCTAGGGAAGGAACAGAAATAATGGAGAAAGCATAGAAGTGACAGTTGAGAACCAACCTTCGGTTTCTGCCGGAGCCGCTCCGCCGGGGCAGCATGCTCAAGCTCCAGTATGCGTGCCCCATCCAGCAGCACGGCTGCGACCATGACCAACATAGGAAAAAAAAAACAGAGACGAAATCAAGGAGAGTGTCAACTGACGGGGGTTAAAAATAAGGAGCGGGATATCATCAGGAGATAGAAAGGATTTAGGATCCAGTAGGAGGGATCAATTCACAAATTCTCACTTGTCGGTAACACCACTGAGGAGGGCGAACTACGCACGGAGGCAGGCAACGGAAAGAGGGAGGAAGTGACTTAATGCTCAGTGTGTGCCTCTAAGTTGAGAGGAGTGACTTAATGCTCAGTGTACCAGTAATGGGCTTGGTGCACAACTAACGGAGCACAAATTAGTAGGCTTCCGTAGGACTACCACAATGTCACGATGCATTATTTTCTTTTATATATAAATTCAGACTAAGCTTTGTGGCCTGGCTGCCTCGCATCGCATAAAAGGAAATGCATGCAGATGACAGTATGGTTCCAAACAACCATATTGTTGCATATCATAAAAGGTGAAGTAATACAAAAACACTGCAGAATAAAAGGAAGCACAAATTCATGTCTGTCGCATGTCATGGATTGGGCATACAGTGACTATTGACGCCTTGACAGTGCCATCACGTTATATGAGTGCCTAAGTGTAATTTATAAGTATGTTTCTCAAGCACTTCTTTTCTGTAAGAGACAACCTGAAAGTTAAATGATGGTGGTAATTGGTAAAGATATATGATATGGTGTAAGATGCAGATTATTAGTGTATTCAACCACTGGATTATTGACTTGATGAGTACTACAATACTACTTAATCTTATTATTAATCCCTTTGCTCCGGCTCCCTTGACTAGGGAAGCTAGAGCGCAACAGTAGACTTTTGGATCCAGCGGTGCTTCGGTGCACATAGAAGAAAACATGTGGAATCTAAATCTCCTTGTTTTTTCTAATTCGCATATCTCAACCGAGGAACCCCGCAAAAAATAAAAGGAGAATCCGATGTGGATGATTTCATTGGTGGCAATTATATTTCTTCATCGGTTCAGGGACAACTGGAATAAGGGGCGTCTACGACGATACCCTCAAACTACAAAATTAATCTTTGTCGGACACACTGTAATGACGTGATGCACCAACCGGCGGGTTCGCTTTGTATTTAGTCAATACAAATCCTAGAGTTCCCGATGATTCCCTTGCATCTTGTACACTACCTTTATTTAGGATGTTATATCATCTTCTCACAGAGAGTCGATCATCCAAATATCATAGGGAGGCACCGGCGATGCAACATAAGAAGGAACTTGGATGGTACATGTGCCGGTAAACAAAAAGAATAAaatttcttcagtttctttgTTTTCCTCCAACATCTTAGAGCTAACAAGTATTTTGAATGGGGGAGGAAAAGAAACGTGAGCCAAGCAACACACATTGACGAGGGACTACCACTCTAGTTCCACACATAGTTTTGTTTCGAGACAAGTTCCTCAAAGCATACATACATATATAAGACAGGGGTGTCACTCTAGAACTGTGAGCTTGCATGTGAGGTTCACGTTCATTCAAGTGGTATGCTCTTTAGGTGGTCATTGAAGAACTGTGAACACAAACTGCAGCAAAAAAAAGAGCTAAGAAATGGTATACATGCTTGGTGTTACCGTGTTAATTGTTGTGTAGCTAGAAATGCATTTTGAAAATATGTAATGAAACACACAATAGCACAATAGTAGAACCCTAGTTAGGTTTCAGTTTCTTATTTTCTCTAACGAAGAAACATGTGAATATATCAACTGTCCCCCCCCCCCGTGCGCGCGAGAAATTGTACCTCTTTCGCGGTTCGAGGAGAATAGGATGACAATACGATGACAAAAGAGGGTGTCAATTAAGGTTATGGTTCTAACAAA
Above is a genomic segment from Triticum urartu cultivar G1812 unplaced genomic scaffold, Tu2.1 TuUngrouped_contig_1323, whole genome shotgun sequence containing:
- the LOC125526665 gene encoding heat shock 70 kDa protein 15-like: MAGDARRGGTAEGGETKEDETVHPRRFYTHEKEGGNVRPVKMMEEFREVFADCGLVDLSYTGCMFTWHGGQIKYYDVATPKDKQTLMEVQEWLHKYGKDATKGVFMAKLEELKRFGASMDARYREREEICPTLEQLVYRIRSFREAALSSDPKFNHNDISDKQQVLGECSAVQNWLVALLNPALLVSDLRKKAKALDQFCKPIMANPTLAPEPQTPPLSETAESKGQTPEEHHGGATEASKPASEGGAQELPAAEQMGTEKPDCSPNTSLACAYCCSKEVLYPSVTGFLYVGTW